The following are encoded in a window of Amphibacillus xylanus NBRC 15112 genomic DNA:
- a CDS encoding IS110 family RNA-guided transposase: MRCVIAFDVSRKSSTMAAYNEQGNCEFEGRLIHSKTGFSNLSKIIKDLSEKNNYTLEFVFEATGVYSAALERFLRENNLVYYSLNPLLAHLNTQSLRRNKTDISDAHQLAKNHFKNDYFQTYREDSYYEQMRTMSRRYDEIMKEKIQYKNRLHASLQLSFPDFDTAFINKSKLYYNLVQVFPHPNLILKRSKTVIKNRIKKCTKKNYSLKKLEERAILLIEIAKDSFPAVDETDYSCELVRDYAKKILEMEEEQDEIIQRMTEMSKDRKEYRILRSFPGIKDKLACRIIAELGDLTRFKNNKQLNAYAGIDIVRYQSGNMEYKDRINKRGNSRLRGILYFMIVSMLSAKGKQINHLVDYYYKLKKQPYNKHHKVAVVACMNKFLKVTFHLIQNDLLYDYEKASSQQ; the protein is encoded by the coding sequence ATGAGATGCGTTATTGCTTTCGACGTTAGTCGAAAGAGTAGTACCATGGCCGCTTACAACGAGCAAGGTAACTGTGAATTTGAAGGGAGGTTAATTCATTCAAAAACGGGATTCTCTAATTTAAGTAAAATCATTAAAGATCTAAGTGAAAAGAATAATTATACCTTAGAATTTGTTTTTGAAGCGACTGGAGTATATTCGGCTGCTTTAGAACGATTCTTACGAGAGAATAATCTCGTTTATTATTCTTTAAATCCTTTATTAGCACACCTTAACACCCAATCTCTAAGAAGAAACAAAACAGATATAAGTGATGCGCATCAACTGGCTAAGAATCATTTTAAAAACGATTATTTCCAAACTTATCGCGAAGATTCTTATTACGAACAGATGCGTACAATGTCACGTCGCTATGATGAGATTATGAAAGAGAAGATTCAGTACAAAAATCGACTACATGCATCATTACAATTATCTTTCCCAGACTTTGATACGGCTTTTATTAACAAATCAAAACTTTATTATAATCTTGTACAAGTATTCCCTCACCCAAACTTGATATTAAAACGATCTAAAACAGTTATTAAAAATCGTATTAAAAAATGCACTAAGAAAAACTATTCATTAAAAAAGTTAGAGGAAAGAGCAATTTTATTGATTGAAATCGCAAAGGATTCATTTCCAGCAGTTGATGAAACAGACTATTCTTGTGAGTTAGTAAGGGATTATGCCAAGAAAATATTAGAGATGGAGGAAGAGCAAGATGAAATCATTCAAAGAATGACAGAAATGTCAAAAGACCGTAAAGAATACAGGATCCTTCGGTCATTTCCCGGAATAAAAGATAAATTAGCCTGTAGAATCATAGCTGAACTAGGGGATTTAACACGTTTTAAAAATAATAAACAACTAAATGCATACGCCGGTATAGATATCGTAAGATATCAGTCTGGAAATATGGAGTATAAAGATCGTATAAATAAACGAGGTAATAGTAGACTGCGTGGTATTTTGTATTTTATGATTGTCTCAATGCTTTCTGCTAAAGGAAAACAAATAAATCATTTAGTTGATTATTATTATAAATTAAAAAAACAACCCTATAATAAGCATCATAAGGTTGCAGTAGTCGCTTGTATGAATAAATTCTTGAAAGTCACATTTCATCTTATTCAAAACGACCTATTGTATGATTATGAGAAAGCTTCAAGCCAACAATAA
- a CDS encoding cyclic 2,3-diphosphoglycerate synthase, whose product MTKKNVIIIGAAGRDFHNFNTYYRDNDDYNVVAFTATQIPDIDGRKYPAELAGNLYPEGIPIYSQEQLPDLIKTYDVDECVFSFSDISYQDVMAIGAIVNAAGSDFKLLGPNQTMLKSNKPVISVTAVRTGTGKSQTSRKIIETLMAKGLKVIAIRHPMPYGDLAAQRVQRFATIEDLKIHQCTIEEMEEYEPHVSRGNIIYAGVDYEAILEAAENDPDGCDVIVWDGGNNDFSFYKPDLAITVLDPHRPGHELQYYPGEVCLRTADVAIINKVDSATAEAIQIVENNIKTVSPNSIIIKAESTITVDQPELIKGKRVLIVEDGPTLTHGEMKIGAGTVAAQRLGAAEIIDPTPYLVGSLKDTFITYPHIENLVPAMGYGEQQLKDLETTINNVDCDAVIIGTPIDLSRVIKINQPTARIHYDLDEVDGPKLELILTDFINKYKAELK is encoded by the coding sequence ATGACAAAGAAAAATGTTATTATTATTGGAGCTGCGGGGAGAGACTTTCATAATTTTAATACGTACTATCGTGATAATGACGATTATAATGTTGTTGCATTTACGGCAACACAAATTCCTGATATAGACGGACGGAAGTATCCAGCGGAACTTGCTGGTAATCTATATCCTGAAGGAATCCCTATTTATTCGCAAGAACAATTACCGGACTTAATTAAGACATATGATGTTGATGAGTGTGTTTTCTCATTTAGCGATATTAGCTATCAAGACGTGATGGCGATTGGTGCGATTGTTAATGCTGCTGGAAGTGACTTTAAATTACTTGGACCGAATCAAACAATGCTAAAAAGCAATAAGCCGGTAATTTCAGTTACAGCTGTAAGAACAGGAACCGGTAAAAGTCAAACATCGAGAAAAATAATTGAAACGTTGATGGCAAAAGGACTTAAGGTCATAGCAATTAGACACCCAATGCCTTATGGTGATTTAGCTGCTCAACGTGTTCAACGTTTTGCAACGATTGAAGATTTAAAAATACATCAATGTACAATTGAAGAAATGGAAGAATATGAACCACATGTTTCCAGAGGTAATATTATTTATGCAGGTGTTGATTACGAAGCAATTCTAGAAGCTGCAGAGAATGACCCTGATGGATGTGATGTGATCGTTTGGGACGGGGGAAATAATGATTTCTCATTTTACAAACCTGATTTAGCGATTACAGTGCTTGATCCACACCGACCTGGGCATGAGTTACAGTATTATCCTGGTGAGGTTTGCTTAAGAACAGCAGACGTAGCCATTATTAATAAAGTTGATAGCGCAACGGCTGAGGCGATTCAAATTGTTGAAAACAATATTAAGACTGTCAGTCCAAACAGTATAATTATTAAAGCCGAGTCAACGATTACAGTAGATCAGCCAGAATTAATTAAAGGAAAACGTGTCCTAATTGTTGAAGACGGACCGACCCTTACACATGGAGAAATGAAAATTGGTGCAGGCACAGTCGCAGCGCAACGTCTAGGAGCTGCTGAAATCATCGATCCTACTCCATACCTTGTAGGAAGCTTAAAGGATACGTTCATAACCTATCCTCATATTGAGAATCTTGTCCCAGCAATGGGGTATGGCGAACAACAGCTAAAAGATCTGGAAACAACGATTAACAACGTCGATTGTGATGCGGTAATTATTGGGACACCAATTGACTTATCACGTGTCATTAAAATTAATCAACCAACTGCCCGGATTCACTATGATTTAGATGAAGTCGATGGACCTAAATTAGAGCTTATCTTAACAGATTTTATCAACAAATATAAAGCTGAACTCAAGTAA
- a CDS encoding IS3 family transposase — MSRKATCADNAVMESFFGILKQEIYYGEELLSYHELKQKIEQYIDYYNNDRSKVKLAGLSPVQYRTQTSQTVAL, encoded by the coding sequence ATGTCTAGAAAGGCAACTTGTGCTGACAACGCCGTGATGGAAAGTTTCTTCGGTATTTTAAAGCAAGAGATTTATTACGGTGAAGAATTACTATCTTATCATGAGTTGAAACAAAAAATTGAACAATATATCGATTACTACAATAACGATCGAAGCAAAGTAAAATTGGCTGGCTTAAGCCCGGTCCAATACCGAACTCAAACCAGCCAAACAGTTGCATTATAA
- a CDS encoding beta-mannosidase, with protein sequence MEKIKKVIQGWQFRQFNEGDWLDANVPGTVHTDLRTQGLIEDPFYGTNERDLQWIDKKDWEYQSVISVDHKLLEQDRIELVFHGLDTYADVYLNEQKILTTDNMFRTYRKDIKEYLTEGNHGLRIHFKSPIDTDLPKLAALGYGLPAANDDSEMGGLGDQKISVFARKAPYHYGWDWGPRFVTSGIWKDVELVAWSKINIDDFYINQHNVSQEKAELVAELEVESVSNWSGKLEVSTEAIVWEKTVELVPGKNKVKLDLSIDQPKLWWSRGLGEPNQYTFVAKLVSDEQPIAEETVTTGLRSVRLVRDQDQAGHSFYFELNGIPVFAKGANHIPNDSFITEVTEERYRYEIESAVAANMNMLRIWGGGVYESDTFYRLCDEHGILVWQDFMFACSMYPGDQAFLDNVKQEAIDNVKRLRHHPSIVLWCGNNEIDMAWAHFNEHAGWGWKNDYDDETREKIWSDYKNIFHNILANVVDKYAPNEPYWPSSPLVSLTDDINQHASKVTGSGDIHFWEVWHGEKPFEVYKENVGRFMSEYGFQSFPELRTVNTFAKTSDYAIESEVMLHHQKNGAGNQLIRTYMENYLPEPKDFPAFLYMSQVLQAEGIRQAIESHRQHMPYCMGTLYWQINDCWPVASWSSIDYYGRWKALHYFAKESFKDEALIFDQTEEQLKVFVVSDKLKAKQAQLKLTLQSLSGEKLSDEVLTIEVKANQSTKVAVKNLSDLIKDYKREEITLIGELLIDSELIDQKKHYFVRTKELRLGQAQIQIKRLSEVGEFKITTDQFAKSIWLDTEEAGYFSENYFDLLPGETKVVQFTPRTGEVNPSMIIDVKSMADMI encoded by the coding sequence TACCAATCAGTTATTTCAGTCGATCACAAATTACTTGAGCAAGATCGAATTGAACTTGTTTTTCACGGATTAGACACTTATGCGGATGTCTATTTAAATGAACAAAAAATCTTAACAACTGACAATATGTTTCGCACTTACCGTAAAGATATTAAGGAGTATTTAACTGAAGGAAATCATGGACTGAGAATTCATTTCAAATCACCGATTGATACAGATTTACCAAAGTTAGCAGCGCTAGGTTATGGTTTGCCGGCTGCTAATGACGATTCCGAAATGGGTGGCCTAGGCGATCAGAAGATTAGTGTATTTGCAAGAAAGGCACCTTACCACTACGGGTGGGATTGGGGACCGCGATTTGTTACAAGTGGAATTTGGAAAGACGTTGAGCTTGTTGCTTGGTCTAAAATTAACATTGATGATTTTTATATAAACCAACACAATGTTTCGCAAGAAAAAGCTGAGCTTGTAGCAGAACTTGAAGTAGAGAGTGTTTCGAATTGGTCAGGTAAGCTAGAAGTATCAACAGAAGCTATAGTTTGGGAAAAAACTGTTGAGCTTGTTCCAGGGAAAAATAAAGTTAAATTAGATCTGAGCATTGATCAGCCTAAATTGTGGTGGAGTAGAGGCTTGGGTGAACCGAATCAATATACTTTTGTTGCTAAGCTTGTCTCTGATGAACAACCAATCGCTGAAGAGACTGTTACAACTGGGTTAAGATCAGTTCGTTTAGTTCGTGATCAAGACCAAGCAGGTCATTCGTTTTATTTTGAATTAAACGGTATACCAGTCTTTGCAAAGGGTGCTAACCATATTCCGAATGATAGCTTTATTACTGAAGTGACTGAAGAGCGTTATCGTTATGAAATCGAAAGTGCAGTCGCAGCGAATATGAATATGCTTCGAATTTGGGGTGGTGGTGTTTATGAGTCAGACACGTTTTACCGTCTATGTGATGAACATGGCATCCTTGTTTGGCAAGATTTTATGTTTGCGTGTAGTATGTATCCTGGTGATCAAGCTTTCTTAGACAACGTTAAACAGGAAGCAATTGATAATGTCAAGCGACTTCGCCATCATCCATCGATTGTCTTGTGGTGCGGTAATAATGAGATTGATATGGCATGGGCACACTTTAACGAACATGCAGGCTGGGGTTGGAAGAATGATTATGATGATGAGACACGAGAAAAGATCTGGTCAGATTATAAAAATATTTTCCACAATATTTTAGCAAATGTCGTTGATAAATATGCGCCAAATGAACCGTATTGGCCGTCATCACCACTTGTTAGCTTAACAGATGACATTAATCAACATGCTTCAAAAGTAACGGGCAGTGGCGATATTCATTTTTGGGAAGTGTGGCACGGTGAGAAGCCGTTTGAAGTATATAAGGAAAATGTTGGACGATTTATGAGTGAGTATGGTTTTCAGTCGTTCCCAGAGCTTCGAACAGTAAATACGTTTGCAAAAACATCTGATTATGCAATTGAATCAGAGGTGATGCTCCACCACCAGAAGAATGGAGCTGGTAACCAATTAATCCGAACGTATATGGAAAACTACTTGCCAGAACCTAAGGATTTTCCAGCCTTTCTCTATATGAGCCAAGTGCTGCAAGCAGAAGGCATCAGGCAAGCGATTGAATCACATCGTCAACACATGCCTTATTGCATGGGGACGTTATACTGGCAAATTAATGATTGCTGGCCAGTAGCATCATGGTCAAGCATTGATTATTACGGTCGTTGGAAGGCACTTCATTATTTTGCAAAAGAATCATTTAAAGATGAAGCATTAATCTTTGATCAAACAGAAGAACAATTGAAAGTGTTTGTCGTTAGCGATAAGCTTAAAGCAAAACAAGCGCAGTTAAAGCTGACGCTTCAATCACTATCAGGGGAAAAATTAAGTGACGAAGTATTGACGATTGAGGTTAAAGCAAATCAGAGCACAAAGGTTGCAGTGAAAAACTTAAGTGATTTAATCAAGGATTACAAACGAGAAGAGATCACTCTAATAGGGGAATTACTGATTGATTCTGAACTTATTGATCAGAAGAAACATTACTTTGTGCGAACAAAGGAATTAAGACTTGGGCAAGCTCAAATTCAAATCAAACGGTTAAGTGAAGTAGGTGAGTTTAAAATTACAACCGATCAATTTGCTAAAAGCATTTGGTTAGATACAGAAGAAGCGGGTTATTTTAGTGAAAATTACTTTGATCTTTTACCAGGGGAAACGAAAGTTGTTCAATTCACTCCAAGAACCGGAGAAGTAAACCCATCAATGATTATTGATGTGAAATCAATGGCTGACATGATTTAA
- a CDS encoding HRDC domain-containing protein — protein sequence MSLLRRTINIRHDQIKSFIESKLKDESPVYMLDRFLYQIADSLMDLHQDKQINLESYFYNAEYIPKQKTRTLSTDELREKLTSYRLKKSKELNIKPYYIFTNRTLDALIIEQPKTMEQLLKIEGIGPVKAETYGLDILNIINNEMEEI from the coding sequence ATGTCGTTATTAAGAAGAACAATTAATATTCGGCATGATCAAATTAAATCATTTATTGAAAGTAAATTAAAAGATGAATCTCCTGTTTATATGTTAGATAGATTTTTGTATCAAATTGCAGATTCATTAATGGACCTACACCAAGACAAACAAATTAATTTGGAATCGTATTTTTATAATGCTGAGTATATTCCTAAGCAAAAAACAAGAACTCTTTCTACTGATGAGTTAAGAGAGAAGCTAACATCCTATCGTTTAAAAAAATCTAAGGAATTAAATATTAAGCCATATTATATTTTTACAAACCGAACGTTAGATGCATTGATTATTGAACAACCAAAAACTATGGAGCAGTTACTTAAAATTGAAGGAATTGGTCCCGTAAAAGCAGAAACTTATGGATTAGATATACTAAACATTATCAATAATGAAATGGAAGAAATATAA
- a CDS encoding Cof-type HAD-IIB family hydrolase translates to MMDKYLIITDLDGTLLNSKHNISDFNIQQINQFRKYNGQFTIATGRTNKSVEPYIKKLNIRLPIITYNGGQIYCPVKKQVLYHRTLPITEELCEYLKAAVTFSEVVFFAQEQIYAINRGDVCRDFEQKENLTTIEINWNELPKQVTKIMLMSIARKDLEKFATTLTDKFNTLTLVFSQMEYLEILPVATSKGEALKELINLCQLTDAYTIGFGDNFNDIPLLTASDLGIAVSNAEPQLKKVADHTSQYTNEQNAVGHYIQGLLK, encoded by the coding sequence ATGATGGACAAGTATTTAATTATAACGGACTTGGACGGAACTTTATTAAACTCAAAACACAACATCTCTGATTTTAACATTCAACAGATTAATCAATTTAGAAAATATAATGGTCAATTTACGATTGCAACTGGTAGAACGAATAAAAGTGTAGAACCTTACATAAAAAAGTTAAACATAAGACTGCCGATTATTACATACAACGGTGGGCAGATTTATTGTCCAGTTAAAAAACAAGTTCTATATCATCGAACGCTACCAATAACAGAGGAATTATGTGAATATTTAAAAGCGGCAGTTACATTTTCAGAAGTAGTTTTCTTTGCGCAGGAGCAAATTTATGCAATTAACCGCGGTGATGTTTGTCGTGACTTTGAGCAAAAGGAGAACTTAACGACAATTGAAATTAATTGGAACGAGCTACCTAAACAAGTGACGAAAATTATGCTCATGTCGATAGCAAGAAAAGACTTAGAGAAATTTGCAACAACCTTAACAGACAAATTTAACACACTTACACTTGTCTTTTCCCAAATGGAATATTTAGAAATTTTACCCGTAGCAACATCAAAGGGAGAAGCATTAAAAGAATTAATTAACCTTTGTCAGCTAACAGATGCTTATACAATTGGATTTGGTGATAATTTTAATGACATACCATTACTCACGGCATCTGACTTAGGCATCGCCGTATCCAACGCCGAACCCCAACTAAAAAAAGTCGCCGACCACACCTCTCAATATACAAACGAACAAAACGCAGTCGGTCACTATATTCAAGGACTGTTAAAATAA